Within Coffea arabica cultivar ET-39 chromosome 4e, Coffea Arabica ET-39 HiFi, whole genome shotgun sequence, the genomic segment AGAGTGTGACCACTCAATTTGAAGAAggcgcaaccgcaaactcccacgagagccatattatggcttgaggagtacatgaAGGAGAGTGTGACCACTCAATTTGAAGAAggcgcaaccgcaaactcccacgagagccatattatggcttgaggagtacacCAAGGAGGTGCGACCAAGaaatttgaagaaggtgcaaccgcaaactcccacgagagccatattatggcttgaggagtacacCAAGGAGGTGCGaccaatatttgaagaaggtgcaaccgcaaactcccacgagagccatattatggcttgaggagtacatgaAGACGGTGCGACCAAGaaatttgaagaaggtgcaaccgcaaactcccacgagagccatatcatggcttgaggagtacatgaAGAATAAGACACGACTACCCACTTCAATAAAACTCACCCAAAAATTCAAGAAGCTTTTACTATCTTCGACCATGCCATTTTaaccaaactttctttttccttccttttgctGCAGGTTAATCTTGATGCAATGGTGGTGTTCAAGGAAGTCGCTTTTTcaaacgaaaagtatctccttATCACTGACAGCGATGGTGACTCCGGTGACAAAGGAACGAAATTATTAGTGCATCCCCCTATACAAGGAAGTTACTCAGGTAAGTGGCCTTCTCACCAGTACCCAGAGTTAAAGAATTGGTCACTCGACCTTCCTCAAGATGATGGCACGAAGGTTCACTCCTTGAAATCCCTTATTCATGATAAGGAGCCAAGGACAACTCCTTTTCAGACCCTTGGCAGGCGGATCATAGATGGAGATGCACATTGGGGTCCTTCCTTGAGACTCAGTGGTGCATTCAGTTACATCGAGAATTATTGGGAGTGGTTGGAGGATATTCTCGGCAGGAACAAACAAGAACTCCGTGAAAATTGCTTGTTTGATGCCTTATATGCTTCGCTTTTCACATATGATAGGAACCTCCATGTACTTAGAGCATTCTGCGAGGCGTGGTGTCCGGACACTAATACCTTGCATACATCTGTTGGAGAACTGTCTCTTTCACTTTGGGACTTGCACAAGTTGGGGGGACTTCCAATCATCGGGGGTATCTATGAAGAGGTAATCCCATGCGCGGAGGAGCTAACTGGGGttaatgaaaagaaattaaggCATATTCCACAAAGTTGTGAGTATCTGTTCGCAGCCTTACATCATCTCCAACGTGGGGAATCCAACAAAGCTGGAGTTTCTGCTGACCAGTGgattaatttctggtttaaaggCAAAACCAGGTACTCAAAGCCAAAGCAGAGAAGGATAAAGAGGGCATCTCGTGCTCAAGCAACCCAAAATCCGGATGGCGAAATTGGACAACCGCGcaaattttcaagtcaagaCAATGGTGTATTTAATACCATCGGAGTTAAACTTCACTTGCGAGAAGAGAGTTATCTTGCAGCATTTATATCTTGCTGGCTCTGTGTCTTTGTTTTACCAGATGAGGACCCCCACTATATTAGACCATCTACTTTCAAAATGGCTAGTATGATGGCTGCCGGTCGTAAGACTTGCCTTGCTGTTCCTGTCCTGCTAAGCATATACCGTGGGCTtgataaaatttcaaactcaGCTACCCCAGGATGTGCACGTGCGGCCTTTCCGGTGCACTACGTATATGCTTGGTTAGCGAGTTATTTCTCTACCCATTATTCGACTCCAAATACCATGCCTGGACCTACCATGACCAACTATTCTGGAGAGGGTGGCGCACGATACTTTGATGAAAATAGTGCTCGCGACCTCATTCATCAGGGAGATAAAGTAACTTGGGGAATCACTTCTCTTGTGAAGAATCGCAATGAACTCTTTATTGACGATGGCAAACTAGCAAATCTCGAACTAAGTTATTTTGTAAGCGCCtgctcaaattacttagttttgcaTGCTGAAGGGGATTTCCTTGTTGAGCCATATAGTCCATATAGATTCGCGCGACAATTCGGGTTTTATCAAGTTCCTCCACAGGAACTCGGGGCAGATGTGCGTTCCACAAATTATGACTTGAGTCGAATACTCTGGCGCACTGCTATTCGTAGTAAAACAGAGTCAAAGATACTTTTTCCTAGCTATCCCTTGAATGCTAGCAAGCACACATCTTCAGGCTTTCAAACATGGTGGTCTACGGTACATGATGATTACCTCCTCAAAGGGCGTGATACTTTGATTAAGAGTATCCAATCAAGTGGGGAGCAGAAGAGGTCAAAAGGGAAGGAACTTGCAAATCTGAACAATCTCTCCAAGGTTGACTACAGTCTTGAGATGAAGCAAAAGACTGTGAGAAACGagaaggaaattttgaagaGTTCAAACAACAAGGTTGCTACCCTTGAGGACCTTACCCCTAATGAACAATTTTCGAAGGGTACTTCAGTTCGTCTTCCCTCAAAAATTGTGAAAGCCATTGATCATGATTCTTGCAATTCACATGAGGAGAAGAGGAGCGAGCCTTTTGATGAGGAGGATGAGCAATCCACTAGCACGGACCAGCATTGGAAGCGCAAGAAGTCCAAGGTAATGACTTTCCCTTTGGATGATATTGGTTTAGATCCTAAGGAACTCTTTAAAGACATTCCGGATATATCTGTGCCTGGTATAAGCCGTGTCAATATTGTAAGGACCCCCCTTGCCTTCTTTAATTTAGCATTTGAAATCTACTTGTCAATTTCATATTCATGATTTGTCTCATAACGTTTTCCTTACAGTTGGATGATCAAGActtgatcttcattgatgatggaGAACCAAGTCAAATATCAGTTGAAGGACCTACTGCATTTGAACTTTTGGCCAAACAAGTGATCAGTTCTACCCAACAAATGGGTGCTAGTGAGAATTCCAAAAAGGCAGTAGAGGATGGAAATGTGATTCAGCAAATCACGCCACAGAAGGTGGAACATATGACTCCATCGGCCcaaaagaaactcaaaattttcgaTCCACCATCGTGGCCAAGGGCACCTCGAGTATCTGAATTTTGCCCCCAAAATGTGATCTCAACATGCCGTCGAGACTATATCCAAATGTTGTGGAATAACTTGAGGGTGATGATATCTCAAACAGCCTTAGAGCGCATGCCTGCACTTGAAATGAAAGCCAACGAAATCATAGAGGAAATGCAAAGCTTCAATGCCGCGGATATCTCAAATTTGCAAGGCCTTTTAAAGGCTTTCTTTGCAAATGCAGCTCGTTACGTTGCAGTGAAATCTTCTCTCTCAAATAAAATTCCAGCTGAATCATATGATGAGTTGCTTTCTACGGCTACCCAACATCTTAGAGACGCTCAGAGTAAGGAGAGACAACAGGCAGAGAAGATCTCAACACACATGTTGAAGCTTAAGGAGATTGATCGCGAGGAAGTAGAGTTGAGGAAGCGACTTGAGTTCTTGGATACTCACAGGAAGGAGACGCTTTCACTGCTACGAGAAGAGCAAGATGATCTTACCCGAGTGCAAGGCGTGATGGTCGACTTACAAAATGAAGTTCGAAAGATCGAGAATTCCCCGCCCCTACTTGCTGAGGAGAGTCAAACTTTGGACAAGATGCAAGCGTTACTTGAAAGCAACCAAAAGGAGCTGTCGTCATTTGAATTCTAGGAATagttgcaaaattttttttttttttttttttttactttgtttcaaatttcatcttttGTTACCTGCTCAAAGCGTGTAGCTATGAGCACAAACATTTCATAATGAAGcttgctctctctttttcaCATTCTTGCAGACGCCCTCGTCTTTACTTGCTTTTTCGATAGCCACCATTTTAGACTATCAACCGTAGTATGAACAATTCTATCTTTGCATAATTTTGATCACACTTGAAAAGATAATTATCCAAATAATTTGGTAATCTGAATAATACACTTTCAAGTATATGTCACAAAATAATTCGAATTGTCTTAAAGATGAacgctccttttttttttttatcaaaagaaTCATCCGGACAAAGGATTTAGTTTTATATAATTGTAACTGAACTTAGAAGTTGCCCTCTAagctgcctacgtatcccaacaGGGAATCAAGTCACACGTAGTTCCTACCATTCACAGTTTAAACTCTTGCGGGTCAGGAGTATCCAtttgtttaccaccttagatttggtggagtgtttcagcagtttaaccacgtgctacactattggtggttgttatccacagttttagctcatgcgGGTCTGGAGCAACAGGCAGTTTAGACTCATGCGTCGTGGAGtagttcacttttttttttttttttatggcatGTATAACTTCACGAATTTTCCATTTATAGGACCAACTTTCACGCCATCTTTGTCCACTAATTTGTACGCACCATTCGTGTAGACTTCTCGAACAATGTACGGCCCATCCCATTTAGAGACGAATTTGTCTTTAGTGCGATGAGTCATAACTATTGGCCTTCGAACGGCAAGTACCATGTCCCCGACTTGAAAGGAGCGACGTCGAACTTTCTTATTAAAAGCTCTAGAGAGACGGGCTTGATAGCACTCCAGATTTTGTTGGGCCTCCAATCTCTTTTCATCCAAAGCTTCCAACTCTTCAAGGCGCAGGCGAACATTTTCTTCCTCCGTGAGCCCTTCTTGGATAGCAATTCTCAAAGAAGGAATTTGTTGCTCAAGGGGCAGAACAGCTTCTACACCATAGACCAAGGCATATGGTGTGGCTTGCGTCGGAGTTCGGTATGTGGTGCGATAGGCCCAAAGAGTTTCGCCTATCCTTTCGTGCCAATCCTTCTTTGACTTTGCCACCACTTTCTTCAACAAGTTACATAAAGTTTTGTTGAATGCCTCTGCGAGACCATTGGCGGGGGCATTATACATGGAGGACTTTCGTTGCTTGAGATTAAATTTCTCACATAACTTATCCATCAAGCCATTGGAGAAGGATTTTCCATTATCAGTGATAATGTACCGGGGAACTCCATAACGGTAAATAATATTCACACGAATAAAATTCACCACATCTTCCTTTCTAACTTGTTTGAGCGGTATGGCTTCAGCCCACTTAGAAAAGTAGTCGGTCGCAGCCAATATATATAAGTGTTGACCGGACGACTTTGGTAATGGCCCCACAACATCAAGGCCCCAAGCATCAAAAGGCCAAGAAGCAACGGTCGGGTGTAACGGCTCGGGTGGTTGATGAATGTAATTTGCATGAAACTGGCAAGCTTGACATTTTTGAGCATATTCTATGCAATCTTTGACCATAGTAGGCCAATAGTAGCCCATCCTTTTAATCCGAAAATGTAACTTGGGACCGGATTGATGTGCTCCACATATTCCAGAATGTGCCTCGTGCATCGCCTGATATGCCTCGTCTTCGCTCAGACAGCGCAACAGTACACCTTCAAATGATCTTCGGTACAGCGTGTCCTTGTACAAGATAAAACGAGGGGCTCGACGACGAATGTCAGTTCTTCTACGTTGCTCCTCAGGTAATTTTTGATACTTGAGATAATCAACGAGGGGTTGTCTCCAATCTTCTTTGTCAATTTCATAGGTTGAGACCACATGAGCGTCGCCTCCTTCAAtattttcatcatcaatcagTGATGGAACTACCCACTTTCGGCACACACGGACTTGTATCTCATGATCCGGCATGGTAAGTGAAGAGGCTAGCGCAGCTAATGCATCAGCTTGCTTATTTTCCCTTCTAGGAACATGCTTAATACTTGCACCTCCAAGCCGCCTCATTAGTTGCGTTGCATATTTGTGATACGGAATTAACTCGGACTTTTTGACTTCATAACTTCCCAAGAGTTGGTTAACCACTAATTGAGAGTCACCATAGATTTGAATGTCCAACTGTTCCATATCAACAGCTATTTCAAGTCCGAGTATGAGAGCTTGGTACTCAGCGACATTGTTTGAACAATGATGACTTAGAGTAAAGGAATATAGCAATATCCCTCCATCAGGAGTCACGAATACAATCCCTGCTCCAGCTCCATGACGATGAGCCGCACCATCAAAATACATCTTCCATGGTGGACGAATCTCGATAAGGAGTACATCCTCATCCGGTAAGTCATCACTTAGTTCCCATTCAGCAGGTATCGGGTGATCAGCAAGAAAATCTGCCAGAACTTGTCCCTTCACAGCTTTTTGAGGcacataaataatttcaaactgtTGTAGTTGAAGATACCATCTAGCTAGACGGTCGGACAACACTGGTCTACTCATCACATATTTTATGGGATTCGCCCTGGAAATGAGCCTCACACTATGCGCTTGAAAGTAGTGCTTTAACTTCTGTATTGCAAAAATAAGGGCTAAGCACAACTTTTCAATTGGCGAGTAATTTAGTTCGTTGGGGGTCATCATTCTGCTTAAATAATAAAGGGCAACCTCctttccttcattattttcttgagCGAGCAATGCCCCCATCGATCGTTCTTGGGCGGCAATATAAAGGAGTAAGGGCTTTCCATGAATAGGTGCAGCCAACACAGGTGCTTTCATAAGATAAGACTTAATGCTATTGAATGCATTACTACATGCCTCATCCCATTGAAATGGCACATCTTTCTTCATCAAGCGACTAAATGGCTGACACCTTCCTGCTAAATTTGAGATAAATCTCCGCAGATAAGCTAATCGCCCTTGAAGACTTTTCAATTCATGAATGTCACGAGGTTCAGGCATCCTCAATATAGCATCAATTTTGGCCTGATCAATTTCAATGCCTCGATGGCGaaccacaaaaccaagaaatttcccCGACGTGACTCCAAATGCACACTTGAGAGGGTTCATTTTGAGTTGATACCTTCTCAACCGATCGAAAACTTGTCTCAAATCCTCCAAgtgattatttcttttctttgatttcacaaCTAAATCATCCACATAACACTCGATATTCTTATGAAGCATGTCGTCAAAGATACTTTGCATTGCTCTTTGATATGTGGCACCAGCATTTTTGAGACCAAAGGGCATCACTTTATAACAATAAATACCCTTAGGAGTACGAAATGCAGTGAGCTCCTCATCCTCCGGTGCCAATCGAATTTGATTATATCCAGAAGAGCCATCCATAAACGACAGAACTTCATGCCCAGTAGTTGCATCAATCATGAGTTCAGTGATTGGTAAAGGGAAGTCATCTTTGGGACAAGCATTGTTAACATCCCTGAAATCGACACAAATGCGGATTTGTCCATTCTTCTTTCGCACAGGCACGATACTCGAAATCCATGTGGGATATTTAACTTCACGAATAAACCCGGCTTCAATGAGTTTATTGACTTCAATTTCGATCAACGGAATCAAATCGGGTCTAAATCGCCGTTGTGCTTGCTTCACAGGTCGAACTCCCTTTTTAACAGCCAAATGGTGGACGGCCACTTTTGGGTTTAAACCCGGCATTTCTTTATAAGTCCATGCAAAAATATCTTGATACTCCCACAAGAGTTCAATATATGCCTTCTCTTCGTCAGGACTCAATGAAGCACTTacatatattggacgtgggttCTCTGAAGTACCAAGATTGACCTCCTTTAGATCATCCACAGTGGCCTTAACACCTTCCTCCAATTCAGGTGGAGCCTCTtcagcatcttcttcttcttcaggcGAGTCACCGTCAATTATAGTTATATGATTGCATGAAGCAACACTCTCTTCATCATCCTCTTTTGGTCTTGTGTACACCACGGTATGCTCCCTGACCCTCAATTCAGTCCCACACTTTATTACAAGATCTGTGCATCTTCTCATTCTCGAAGGAATGCTACTACCAAATTTATGAGAACCATTAGAAGGTTTTTCAAGATTTTGCAATGACTTTGCCATTTTTCCTTTACTCTTATGAGAGTTTTGAGGCTTTTGTCTTCTTTGTGGTCCTAATCTCTTAAAAACAGATACCCGTGGAGTTTTATTCTCCTTTTCATGAAAAGCTTGAAATTTACCAACTATTTGAGAAGACTCATCCTCTATAGCAATATATTGGCTACTAACTCTATTGATCTTGATGCGGATTGGTGTAGGAGAAGAGTAGCCAAGGCCAAACTTGGGATTTTCAACGGCGTATCCCTTTTCCTTCAACATCTTTTGGGTAGGATTCAACTCATGAATCATGTCACTGGTAGATTGACGGGATGGAACATTTAACACCGCAGATTCTTTGAGATCGTATCCAGCCTTAGCGAGAAGCTTATAAGCGATAGGATCAAAACCTTCTTTAGTTCTTGACTTTGGTATGGTGTCTTGTTCAACTTCAGATTCTTTGCTTAAAAAGTTAGACCTTTTAAGTTGAGAAGATGACGCCTTTTTTGTATCAAGATGAGCTACCGGAAGAGTCAAATCTTTTAGAGTTTCATGCTGAATTGCAGGTGACTGTCCCTGTTCCATTCTTGATTTGGGAGGGCAGCGAAAGACAACTGATTCATTGTTTGGCAATGaaacatcagtttcttcatgaaCTTCCTCTTTTGATTTCGAAGTCATCACTTTCTCCCCTTTTGCATTTGGAGATTCGGGGTTCTGGATTTTATCCCCAGATAGAGGTTGTTCAGTTTTATCCTTCGCAATGTGccttttgatgtaaaatttggcaTCGGCGATATATGCTTCCGCCTCAGTGAAAGGATTATCATCAGCTTTCACACTTCTTGCCACCCCGTTTTGACAGTACTTGAAGCATTGATGAAGAGTTgaaggtacaactccattttcatgaatccagggccttcccaaCAATACATTGTATGTTGTTTTAGCATCTATCACATACAATAGTGCTCTGGACGTCATGTCATCAATGATTATCTCCAAATTTAGTGACCCAAGAGCTCTTTGCCCTCCTTGATTGAAGCC encodes:
- the LOC140006092 gene encoding uncharacterized protein encodes the protein MVVFKEVAFSNEKYLLITDSDGDSGDKGTKLLVHPPIQGSYSGKWPSHQYPELKNWSLDLPQDDGTKVHSLKSLIHDKEPRTTPFQTLGRRIIDGDAHWGPSLRLSGAFSYIENYWEWLEDILGRNKQELRENCLFDALYASLFTYDRNLHVLRAFCEAWCPDTNTLHTSVGELSLSLWDLHKLGGLPIIGGIYEEVIPCAEELTGVNEKKLRHIPQSCEYLFAALHHLQRGESNKAGVSADQWINFWFKGKTRYSKPKQRRIKRASRAQATQNPDGEIGQPRKFSSQDNGVFNTIGVKLHLREESYLAAFISCWLCVFVLPDEDPHYIRPSTFKMASMMAAGRKTCLAVPVLLSIYRGLDKISNSATPGCARAAFPVHYVYAWLASYFSTHYSTPNTMPGPTMTNYSGEGGARYFDENSARDLIHQGDKVTWGITSLVKNRNELFIDDGKLANLELSYFVSACSNYLVLHAEGDFLVEPYSPYRFARQFGFYQVPPQELGADVRSTNYDLSRILWRTAIRSKTESKILFPSYPLNASKHTSSGFQTWWSTVHDDYLLKGRDTLIKSIQSSGEQKRSKGKELANLNNLSKVDYSLEMKQKTVRNEKEILKSSNNKVATLEDLTPNEQFSKGTSVRLPSKIVKAIDHDSCNSHEEKRSEPFDEEDEQSTSTDQHWKRKKSKLDDQDLIFIDDGEPSQISVEGPTAFELLAKQVISSTQQMGASENSKKAVEDGNVIQQITPQKVEHMTPSAQKKLKIFDPPSWPRAPRVSEFCPQNVISTCRRDYIQMLWNNLRVMISQTALERMPALEMKANEIIEEMQSFNAADISNLQGLLKAFFANAARYVAVKSSLSNKIPAESYDELLSTATQHLRDAQSKERQQAEKISTHMLKLKEIDREEVELRKRLEFLDTHRKETLSLLREEQDDLTRVQGVMVDLQNEVRKIENSPPLLAEESQTLDKMQALLESNQKELSSFEF
- the LOC140005532 gene encoding uncharacterized protein, with amino-acid sequence MEFKKVNFSLEGLVADVSTTQGTQYTAPLTRSKAKELAEKAKANVVTEEANLEMLPNKKGAHDESIGSPSDSAASVVMPVMMTNTTTVEDQISNLAKIVEGLVVHAQSQDAKIVKLMDMVENIGENSLSMSKQKFKVQDEGDSSSREKEKEDAKSQAAKEFSISPDGTIHVDNLKEFIEGTIKDKIGGGAKSYSGYTKPYTARVESLKMPVGYQPPKFQQFDGKGNPKQHVAHFVETCNNAGTDGDLLVKQFVRSLKGNAFDWYTDLESGTIDSWEQLEHEFLSRFYSTKRTVSMTELSNTRQWKSEPVIDFIDRWRNLSLNCKDRISESSAIEMCIQGMHWGLRYILQGVQPGTFDELSTKAHKLEINLDGQEPPVPDPYKAKERQEARKGGKPPFKNEKKEAMATSVTPFKVVPKTARREDSKINAHQEQGKRKPTLKEMQDKEYPFLDSDVPGMFDDLLSINLITLPEMKRPDEARNTDDPNYCKYHRLVGHPIQKCFVFKDKVMELARQGKILLEEDKASVNQTSIGSLQSMEDKRVMVPVLPIIQFGSLDPIEIKQEGAPSTLQEHVYEDEKALQSDVNDEGWTLVTRRRRRKSCPSSRASKVLTRSMVIWKGKEKDVKKTNDCHNLQGGRIFKQKSRTPITLKEFLPKEFFDVDVVASHTTRVDHIEEQKDNTCESLCEMARASTGNEEGRVPTSNEEVNVTSITFTSEDLLLGSTPHNRPLFVTGYAKEQKVNRMLIDGGSAVNILPLKTLKELGIPVDELSNSRLMIQGFNQGGQRALGSLNLEIIIDDMTSRALLYVIDAKTTYNVLLGRPWIHENGVVPSTLHQCFKYCQNGVARSVKADDNPFTEAEAYIADAKFYIKRHIAKDKTEQPLSGDKIQNPESPNAKGEKVMTSKSKEEVHEETDVSLPNNESVVFRCPPKSRMEQGQSPAIQHETLKDLTLPVAHLDTKKASSSQLKRSNFLSKESEVEQDTIPKSRTKEGFDPIAYKLLAKAGYDLKESAVLNVPSRQSTSDMIHELNPTQKMLKEKGYAVENPKFGLGYSSPTPIRIKINRVSSQYIAIEDESSQIVGKFQAFHEKENKTPRVSVFKRLGPQRRQKPQNSHKSKGKMAKSLQNLEKPSNGSHKFGSSIPSRMRRCTDLVIKCGTELRVREHTVVYTRPKEDDEESVASCNHITIIDGDSPEEEEDAEEAPPELEEGVKATVDDLKEVNLGTSENPRPIYVSASLSPDEEKAYIELLWEYQDIFAWTYKEMPGLNPKVAVHHLAVKKGVRPVKQAQRRFRPDLIPLIEIEVNKLIEAGFIREVKYPTWISSIVPVRKKNGQIRICVDFRDVNNACPKDDFPLPITELMIDATTGHEVLSFMDGSSGYNQIRLAPEDEELTAFRTPKGIYCYKVMPFGLKNAGATYQRAMQSIFDDMLHKNIECYVDDLVVKSKKRNNHLEDLRQVFDRLRRYQLKMNPLKCAFGVTSGKFLGFVVRHRGIEIDQAKIDAILRMPEPRDIHELKSLQGRLAYLRRFISNLAGRCQPFSRLMKKDVPFQWDEACSNAFNSIKSYLMKAPVLAAPIHGKPLLLYIAAQERSMGALLAQENNEGKEVALYYLSRMMTPNELNYSPIEKLCLALIFAIQKLKHYFQAHSVRLISRANPIKYVMSRPVLSDRLARWYLQLQQFEIIYVPQKAVKGQVLADFLADHPIPAEWELSDDLPDEDVLLIEIRPPWKMYFDGAAHRHGAGAGIVFVTPDGGILLYSFTLSHHCSNNVAEYQALILGLEIAVDMEQLDIQIYGDSQLVVNQLLGSYEVKKSELIPYHKYATQLMRRLGGASIKHVPRRENKQADALAALASSLTMPDHEIQVRVCRKWVVPSLIDDENIEGGDAHVVSTYEIDKEDWRQPLVDYLKYQKLPEEQRRRTDIRRRAPRFILYKDTLYRRSFEGVLLRCLSEDEAYQAMHEAHSGICGAHQSGPKLHFRIKRMGYYWPTMVKDCIEYAQKCQACQFHANYIHQPPEPLHPTVASWPFDAWGLDVVGPLPKSSGQHLYILAATDYFSKWAEAIPLKQVRKEDVVNFIRVNIIYRYGVPRYIITDNGKSFSNGLMDKLCEKFNLKQRKSSMYNAPANGLAEAFNKTLCNLLKKVVAKSKKDWHERIGETLWAYRTTYRTPTQATPYALVYGVEAVLPLEQQIPSLRIAIQEGLTEEENVRLRLEELEALDEKRLEAQQNLECYQARLSRAFNKKVRRRSFQVGDMVLAVRRPIVMTHRTKDKFVSKWDGPYIVREVYTNGAYKLVDKDGVKVGPINGKFVKLYMP